One window of the Ananas comosus cultivar F153 linkage group 21, ASM154086v1, whole genome shotgun sequence genome contains the following:
- the LOC109726419 gene encoding 40S ribosomal protein S25-4-like, translating to MAPKKDKAPPPSSKPAKSGGGKQKKKKWSKGKQKEKVNNAVLFDQANYDKMLSEVPKFKQITPSVLSERLRINGSLARRAIKDLMARGAIRMVSAHASQQIYTRATNT from the exons ATG GCGCCGAAGAAGGATAAGGCCCCTCCGCCCTCCTCGAAGCCCGCGAAATCCGGTGGAgggaagcagaagaagaag AAGTGGAGCAAGGGGAAGCAAAAGGAGAAGGTGAACAACGCCGTGCTCTTTGATCAGGCGAACTACGATAAGATGCTCTCCGAGGTTCCCAAGTTCAAGCAGATCACTCCCTCCGTCTTGTCCGAGAGATTGAGG ATCAACGGATCACTCGCAAGAAGGGCAATCAAGGATTTGATGGCGAGGGGTGCTATCAGGATGGTATCTGCGCATGCGAGCCAGCAAATTTACACCAGGGCCACCAATACCTAG
- the LOC109726418 gene encoding ABC transporter B family member 29, chloroplastic has product MVPKAARELRESSTPLARAVAMAIAISYPNLPRPRSVPSLPSSQTLTLTLRRRRSVPLFSRRSEPSSSPVQRSHLRSLPLSQIEPFVVSEWEPILKGWICSAMAVYCLSRTVPCVGHLPSVLCEIGSDRMVSEGLRLAALAGARSAAAYLQHAFLWEAALRSAYGIRVHIFDRVLMRDLGFFEGSGSVPTGDVAFRITSEASDVADTVYALLNTIVPTTLQLIAMVSQMVMISPTLSLIALMVIPCMSLVVAHLGVRLHEISNKAHSSVAKLSAYINEVLPSMLAVKANNGEIKESSRFKKLAFDELVLNLSKKKMKALIPQAIRAIYIGGLLMLCAGLLVVSRNSVDASNFLSFLTAVALLIEPIQDVGKAYNELKQGEPAIERLFDLTRFTCKVTENPQAFDLETVRGDIKFCGVTFRYGDDMPPILDNLNLHIRPGETVAVVGPSGGGKTTLAKLLLQLYDPHSGRILLDDYDVQDIRLECLRRHIALVLQDSMLFSGTVAENIGYRDPTGTVDMARIENAAKIANADDFIKDFPEGYETNIGQRGSLLSGGQKQRLAIARALYQNSSVLVLDEATSALDSRSELLVRQALERVTANRTVLIIAHRLETILMADRVVILEGGNLQEVPKSALLAQDGCSASPELTDLIV; this is encoded by the exons ATGGTACCAAAAGCGGCGCGAGAGCTTCGCGAATCCTCCACTCCACTCGCCAGGGCCGTGGCCATGGCTATTGCCATTTCTTACCCCAACCTCCCTCGTCCTCGCTCCGTCccctccctcccctcctcccaaaccctaacccttaccCTAAGGAGAAGACGATCCGTCCCTCTCTTCTCCCGTCGCTCGgaaccctcctcctctcctgTGCAACGATCCCATCTCCGTTCCCTTCCCCTCTCTCAGATCGAGCCCTTCGTCGTCTCCGAGTGGGAGCCGATCCTCAAGGGTTGGATCTGCAGCGCCATGGCCGTGTACTGCCTCTCCCGCACCGTCCCCTGCGTCGGCCACTTACCCTCCGTGCTGTGCGAGATCGGATCCGATCGGATGGTCTCCGAGGGCCTCAGATTGGCGGCGCTCGCCGGGGCGCGCTCCGCCGCCGCTTATCTGCAGCATGCGTTCTTGTGGGAGGCGGCGCTGAGGTCGGCGTATGGGATTAGGGTTCACATCTTCGATCGAGTCCTAATGAGGGACCTAGGGTTCTTTGAGGGGAGTGGCAGTGTTCCGACCGGGGACGTTGCGTTCCGGATCACGTCGGAGGCCTCCGATGTTGCGGATACAGTGTATGCTCTCTTGAAT ACAATTGTGCCGACTACATTGCAGCTGATAGCAATGGTTAGTCAGATGGTGATGATCAGCCCTACACTTTCCTTAATAGCACTGATG GTGATTCCATGCATGTCGCTCGTTGTGGCACATCTTGGGGTAAGGCTTCATGAGATATCAAACAAGGCACATTCCAGTGTTGCTAAACTCTCGGCCTACATAAATGAA GTGCTTCCTTCGATGCTTGCGGTAAAGGCAAACAATGGAGAGATCAAGGAGAGCTCGCGTTTTAAAAAGCTTGCCTTTGATGAGCTGGTACTTAACTTGAgcaagaagaaaatgaaggCACTCATACCTCAGGCTATACGAGCCATATATATAGGAGGGCTGCTGATGCTTTGTGCTGGCTTGTTGGTAGTTTCAAGGAATTCTGTTGATGCATccaattttttatcatttttaacggCAGTAGCTCTTCTGATTGAACCTATTCAG GATGTGGGAAAAGCGTACAACGAATTGAAACAGGGCGAGCCAGCAATAGAGCGCTTGTTCGATTTAACTAGGTTCACATGTAAG GTGACTGAGAATCCGCAGGCATTTGATCTTGAGACTGTTCGAGGGGACATAAAATTTTGTGGTGTTACATTTAGATATGGGGATGACATGCCTCCTATTTTAGATAATCTGAATCTTCATATCAGACCAGGAGAAACCGTCGCTGTTGTTGGGCCTTCTGGAGGAGGAAAGACAACTCTTGCCAAACTTCTCCTTCAGTTATATGATCCACATAGTG GTCGTATTCTTCTGGACGATTATGATGTTCAGGACATTCGACTGGAATGTTTGAGGAGACATATTGCACTGGTTTTACAGGATTCA ATGCTATTTTCTGGAACAGTTGCCGAAAATATTGGCTATAGGGATCCCACAGGAACAGTCGACATGGCACGAATTGAGAATGCCGCTAAGATTGCTAATGCTGATGATTTTATCAAAGATTTTCCAGAAGGCTATGAAACAAATATCGGACAGAGGGGTTCTCTTCTAAGTGGAGGTCAGAAACAGAG GCTAGCTATTGCAAGAGCACTCTACCAGAATTCATCTGTGCTTGTTTTGGACGAAGCAACATCTGCTTTGGATAGCAGGTCTGAGCTGTTAGTGAGACAAGCATTGGAGCGTGTAACGGCCAATAGAACT GTTCTTATCATCGCCCATCGGTTGGAGACGATACTAATGGCGGATAGAGTTGTCATCTTAGAGGGAGGTAATCTACAAGAGGTCCCGAAGTCGGCTCTCTTGGCTCAAGATGGTTGCTCCGCGTCACCAGAATTAACTGACCTTATTGTGTAA